A genomic region of Miscanthus floridulus cultivar M001 chromosome 3, ASM1932011v1, whole genome shotgun sequence contains the following coding sequences:
- the LOC136546291 gene encoding uncharacterized protein isoform X3 has product MANAAGAPACAASDDSYLQELIRGSEPGPSSSRARVAPLTDDEIGWFCCAICTERRLVLDRFRAGALCAHDFCIECVVRYIEGRVADGAVPVPCPAPECRDGVMHPEACKKLVDIDVFDAWCVALCERAVGPARARCPYRDCGELVALERADGGVVSEVECPTCSRAFCLQCEEPWDDRHGGGDGRGCVLARLALRNSWTRCPSCRAMIDKIDGCRHMVCRSSILAISVCGWRWQRRLHRAIDPAAFINSLWMPLAMEKTT; this is encoded by the exons ATGGCGAACGCAGCGGGCGCGCCCGCGTGCGCCGCCTCCGACGACTCGTACCTGCAGGAGCTCATCCGCGGCTCCGAGCCGGGCCCGTCGTCGTCGCGCGCGCGTGTGGCTCCGCTGACCGATGACGAGATCGGCTGGTTCTGCTGCGCCATCTGCACGGAGAGGCGGCTGGTGCTCGATCGGTTCCGCGCCGGCGCGCTCTGCGCGCACGACTTCTGCATCGAGTGCGTCGTCCGGTACATCGAGGGCCGCGTCGCGGACGGCGCGGTGCCCGTGCCCTGCCCGGCGCCCGAGTGCCGCGACGGCGTCATGCACCCCGAGGCGTGCAAGAAGCTGGTGGACATCGACGTCTTCGACGCGTGGTGCGTCGCGCTCTGCGAGCGCGCCGTGGGGCCCGCCCGCGCGCGGTGCCCCTACAGGGACTGCGGCGAGCTGGTGGCACTGGAGCGCGCCGACGGCGGCGTGGTGTCCGAGGTGGAGTGCCCCACGTGCTCCCGCGCGTTCTGCCTGCAGTGCGAGGAGCCGTGGGACGATCGCCACGGAGGCGGCGACGGCCGAGGGTGCGTGCTGGCCAGGCTCGCCCTGAGGAACAGCTGGACGCGCTGCCCGAGCTGCCGCGCCATGATCGACAAGATCGACGGGTGCAGGCACATGGTGTGCAG GTCATCCATCCTCGCCATTTCTGTGTGCGGATGGCGATGGCAACGGCGTCTGCACCGAGCCATCGACCCTGCTGCTTTCAT AAACTCTCTTTGGATGCCGCTAGCCATGGAGAAGACAACCTAG
- the LOC136546291 gene encoding uncharacterized protein isoform X1, whose translation MANAAGAPACAASDDSYLQELIRGSEPGPSSSRARVAPLTDDEIGWFCCAICTERRLVLDRFRAGALCAHDFCIECVVRYIEGRVADGAVPVPCPAPECRDGVMHPEACKKLVDIDVFDAWCVALCERAVGPARARCPYRDCGELVALERADGGVVSEVECPTCSRAFCLQCEEPWDDRHGGGDGRGCVLARLALRNSWTRCPSCRAMIDKIDGCRHMVCRSSILAISVCGWRWQRRLHRAIDPAAFMYVSFFRKCINLFCLETLFGCR comes from the exons ATGGCGAACGCAGCGGGCGCGCCCGCGTGCGCCGCCTCCGACGACTCGTACCTGCAGGAGCTCATCCGCGGCTCCGAGCCGGGCCCGTCGTCGTCGCGCGCGCGTGTGGCTCCGCTGACCGATGACGAGATCGGCTGGTTCTGCTGCGCCATCTGCACGGAGAGGCGGCTGGTGCTCGATCGGTTCCGCGCCGGCGCGCTCTGCGCGCACGACTTCTGCATCGAGTGCGTCGTCCGGTACATCGAGGGCCGCGTCGCGGACGGCGCGGTGCCCGTGCCCTGCCCGGCGCCCGAGTGCCGCGACGGCGTCATGCACCCCGAGGCGTGCAAGAAGCTGGTGGACATCGACGTCTTCGACGCGTGGTGCGTCGCGCTCTGCGAGCGCGCCGTGGGGCCCGCCCGCGCGCGGTGCCCCTACAGGGACTGCGGCGAGCTGGTGGCACTGGAGCGCGCCGACGGCGGCGTGGTGTCCGAGGTGGAGTGCCCCACGTGCTCCCGCGCGTTCTGCCTGCAGTGCGAGGAGCCGTGGGACGATCGCCACGGAGGCGGCGACGGCCGAGGGTGCGTGCTGGCCAGGCTCGCCCTGAGGAACAGCTGGACGCGCTGCCCGAGCTGCCGCGCCATGATCGACAAGATCGACGGGTGCAGGCACATGGTGTGCAG GTCATCCATCCTCGCCATTTCTGTGTGCGGATGGCGATGGCAACGGCGTCTGCACCGAGCCATCGACCCTGCTGCTTTCATGTATGTGTCTTTTTTTAGAAAATGTATAAATCTTTTTTGTTTAGAAACTCTCTTTGGATGCCGCTAG
- the LOC136546291 gene encoding uncharacterized protein isoform X2 — protein MANAAGAPACAASDDSYLQELIRGSEPGPSSSRARVAPLTDDEIGWFCCAICTERRLVLDRFRAGALCAHDFCIECVVRYIEGRVADGAVPVPCPAPECRDGVMHPEACKKLVDIDVFDAWCVALCERAVGPARARCPYRDCGELVALERADGGVVSEVECPTCSRAFCLQCEEPWDDRHGGGDGRGCVLARLALRNSWTRCPSCRAMIDKIDGCRHMVCRCGTSFCYVCGSPVSEKGCRCFFSQEDPALTLQKAGFECKSGVSIDKC, from the exons ATGGCGAACGCAGCGGGCGCGCCCGCGTGCGCCGCCTCCGACGACTCGTACCTGCAGGAGCTCATCCGCGGCTCCGAGCCGGGCCCGTCGTCGTCGCGCGCGCGTGTGGCTCCGCTGACCGATGACGAGATCGGCTGGTTCTGCTGCGCCATCTGCACGGAGAGGCGGCTGGTGCTCGATCGGTTCCGCGCCGGCGCGCTCTGCGCGCACGACTTCTGCATCGAGTGCGTCGTCCGGTACATCGAGGGCCGCGTCGCGGACGGCGCGGTGCCCGTGCCCTGCCCGGCGCCCGAGTGCCGCGACGGCGTCATGCACCCCGAGGCGTGCAAGAAGCTGGTGGACATCGACGTCTTCGACGCGTGGTGCGTCGCGCTCTGCGAGCGCGCCGTGGGGCCCGCCCGCGCGCGGTGCCCCTACAGGGACTGCGGCGAGCTGGTGGCACTGGAGCGCGCCGACGGCGGCGTGGTGTCCGAGGTGGAGTGCCCCACGTGCTCCCGCGCGTTCTGCCTGCAGTGCGAGGAGCCGTGGGACGATCGCCACGGAGGCGGCGACGGCCGAGGGTGCGTGCTGGCCAGGCTCGCCCTGAGGAACAGCTGGACGCGCTGCCCGAGCTGCCGCGCCATGATCGACAAGATCGACGGGTGCAGGCACATGGTGTGCAG GTGTGGCACTAGCTTCTGCTACGTCTGCGGCTCCCCTGTATCAGAGAAAGGTTGCAGGTGCTTTTTCAGCCAAGAGGACCCTGCTCTTACTCTGCAGAAAGCAGGATTTGAATGCAAGTCAGGCGTGTCGATCGACAAATGTTGA